A genomic region of Chaetodon auriga isolate fChaAug3 chromosome 11, fChaAug3.hap1, whole genome shotgun sequence contains the following coding sequences:
- the tacc2 gene encoding uncharacterized protein tacc2 isoform X6, producing the protein MPEVIESKREGESVRRDSLERVATVALAEREKAVGENGLGGIEKCLSSAVGETEGLLDSLPQLSLICSQGKRSLAFSAKEGQAASEESCTSKMPHNSAEIELKRQRETAIRSADTELSPAEEGARGKEPFSRLEAYINISPLGLITGPDCQDHSAAGLERAVEGGGGGGGGGGGGGGEEVELKGGLAKEHSSFSQPEGSASGVSSSETETCPPTDVAESQLKSQSWRESIATITESICTEKDRLSHPCQEQHGSAISPLPADPEQSSSNTDGGVRADLKLNLISEEWGDTCEESSITETERNSSQVFLSLISPQPLTTSRQIPVERQASNNQQVQPESSTTEARTAESASEFQVQAQSQSKRGSPTMSGAGVNLYDSSGCNNRVHFADTVKQEGSSSVDLRNMLVSAMDCASLPPLTVHESLHHPIVEASYTFPDFLSLKKQEIPTNAAPMTGERAIQCPADLTKPQKDVQLDKGDAETKDTKKNINIDQSGTNTVDLQSVTEACSKQLPAPDEKNQTGNEKYFVLSPTAGITASEADHLPVEQVSANVTKQVEMETEKGAVNVCLSKEKEIDQLHAKSQGSVKTGQPQESPLISDATVILEEKEGKQHPLLSCSVLPADDVTCKPLNVVSAELPSGHLSTDLDPSSKSETVTLTSIASSEAKPSDPSYQPPDQLDQTPPCGLVTTDPVTTSEGSTIHSADLTKGESASEVTASDQSMPVTEQCPTNPTFVLPPPGPMLSHLEFITDCDISLPEQKDNHSADGDSTKLCGEVDGSKSREMTPVSVALDLKQGDVSVTADETCPKLEDGNYATESDIKLDNSVIDDVNIPFPQEQSLSPAAKPPGATCALAKGGSDNIISLSHTEPVSVGIKPVICEASIKDDLINVSCPLSSDLPTNEAYDATKQDNVKEKHTMGDQTCTLFEEEKKQTEESTMDNQKETANRNKLQTGKTGTTPQQSNRPDKEALEEIGDLQPPHKHKVQNTESPVRDIKEEEDMKSGIVSNSQRETSCLSPDQPAGSSEDISAEVESGSEPQTVYDQSSCQNPTATLERRSDRDTAPDLSVALGQSESTPDPVCFAQQQDQQQPHLGSRHPTEELSGGCLEGPEKTNSQGRQTQALVPGVRGAAEKGDGENLCQSGSRDDLTGDDSSDNEQVISLEKGEGVQAAPGVDRVCVSLQLACDLNDSGRAAERKASADIGIVTACSHVAETRQGMEENKSPGLGIVGSTTDLMPDTEFESDLSGKGQQKSNLSASCQDPCGTPVTSKNTAVSVEPASQEREISPLQISVSSKVSTDSHDIHTEDFPSANEAEEIGTKIFITLPDPVGQPETVEKDFSAAMAVKSNSSETEECEIPDTVCKPLELQSASITSATQSSPVAQTPIKGSDVEEITKEDKAALEEEKASSQGKEQNEIKAINNEATEKQGAVNLSGGTEDSSSGSVKTSDLCESVVSQSGTETPVCHSERNVGLSENDNDRTDRISPDVITGPSVVSSKCLQDFASTPPAAPTQSEKSHDQVLSKPQDDIVVNHIATASQFEGGSLEKTPACISSVEQVNTEAADVSESPASGLTAQEPETNWIKALKEAASQSQSKQENAVEASRPLPSLESPQLEFLTPTEEVVAPLRQEDIPPPEQVAENTTEIPPSNLVKKPLDLPEPLEKTAELLEPAQHTVQHPEPIQSTNIDLPEETKKVELLEPTKKEEEPPEELPEPAGEPETSSEIAEEPAELPEPARSIEELPEPIKNEEPEPAKTTTEALEPEKKLISELPEEVVEKPAEVPHEEPFKAETDQDPADVLQDSGPSHAEQAERGDRAPAPPPPPTTEYHFSPALPPLLHDTTEFPTPPPTPPERHTPGALLTPPASPHLPPPPAPASPPVPSTYQCEDPSSAPCHPPLRSSDSDGAFETPESTTPVKAVSPIEPQTQQLPSSDKVADTSVSDPTSDLASDEPPCRSLSIVFDEDKPIAASGTYNIDVFATDSTTHALTRSLSLQGGELDTAGLLDGSAVGGFRPHSESFSVGTESAPGTLHRPKKVRPGSLKKKPLLRQNSNPESPRPASSSSTPEIKKRAKPRTANPVQAQEEAEGGSATPSPGGTLRRARKSRVETPPPLPEENNHTSQEESLVIPALPLCQEEAPHPGSPTSKDESPIPPSSSYKWDPDNFENIDPFNTGGSKIPNSPDLGRKGPLCGPIAIPPESPCVSAVEPCPPAPLEEPITNPEEQPIIPKRQSVRLEFDYSEESGEASHQASPPPKKVGKKPGGKMPLRKPKLGLKKAPPAQTEQLDNQPPATHNGNEEEIPVPKVSYNVEPDKWDDPNFNPFSSKKCISNSPKLSRPSYSFDPNNFDDSIDPFKSSNRMANSPPKASASFELSSNDYDNENDNDNIGELEDQNQNKPAKKKKTPIKSKSKGVSSLCCLFNTFRVKRSPKKSPLSDPSQDLTPADEPASLHPQDDHATDEEKLASSTSHKWAALHDTDADLNSDQQDFPQPCDLTSFVNENSLPHQAPVQDYEIEYMEKIGSSSPPLSVKKPSLYLKLDSVSDNLSKNTCAHGSEPSSPCTGSFEEMEAQITAGMKTPVLNSRPGPEGSAGDKGRKRESDALSRTQSTERDEQPPSQGPVEAPAPAMAMPLLDRLSECDDPLQYLEPDLAETNPTAFAQKLQHRDVSSPIESAVSKTSLYTRTTSYIEGESPHLPRELDHSLGIAREEIVTKEKEVLEWQRKYEDSRQEVVEMRRIVAEYEKTIAQMIEDDQKEKSLSHHTIQQLIMEKDQALADLNSVEKSLADLFRRYEKMKDVLEGFRKNEEVLKKCAQEYLSRVRKEEQRYQALKIHAEEKLDKANSEIAQVRAKAKQEHAAHQASVRKEQMKVESLERTLEQKNKEIEELTKICDELIAKMGRS; encoded by the exons ATGCCAGAAGTGAtagaaagcaagagagagggagaaagcgTGAGGCGTGATTCACTGGAGAGAGTAGCTACTGTAGCACTCgcggagagagagaaggcagtAGGAGAGAACGGTTTGGGAGGAATAGAAAAGTGCCTCAGTTCTGCAGTCGGAGAGACAGAAGGACTCCTGGACAGCCTTCCTCAGCTCTCGTTAATCTGTTCCCAGGGAAAACGCTCACTTGCGTTCTCAGCCAAAGAGGGACAGGCTGCATCTGAGGAAAGCTGCACCAGCAAAATGCCTCACAACTCGGCTGAGATTGAattgaagagacagagagagacagccatTCGCAGTGCAGACACAGAGCTCTCACCTGCCGAAGAGGGAGCCAGAGGAAAGGAGCCATTTAGCCGGTTAGAAGCATATATCAATATTTCTCCCCTTGGACTAATCACTGGTCCTGATTGTCAGgatcacagtgctgctggattGGAGAGAGCagtagagggaggaggaggaggaggaggaggaggaggaggaggaggaggagaggaggtggaatTGAAAGGAGGGCTGGCTAAAGAGCACAGTTCATTCAGCCAGCCAGAAGGCTCTGCTAGTGGGGTGTCATCAAGTGAGACTGAGACGTGTCCGCCCACCGATGTTGCCGAGTCACAGCTGAAGtcacagagctggagagagtCGATTGCTACCATCACTGAAAGCATCTGCACTGAAAAGGATCGTCTCTCTCACCCCTGCCAGGAGCAGCATGGCTCAGCAATATCGCCTCTTCCCGCTGACCCTGAACAGAGCTCCAGCAATACAGACGGAGGGGTAAGGGCTGATCTCAAACTGAATTTGATTTCAGAGGAATGGGGAGACACTTGTGAGGAGTCATCCAtcacagagacggagagaaacagcagccaAGTCTTCTTGTCTTTAATCTCACCTCAGCCTTTGACTACTTCACGACAAATCCCAGTTGAGCGACAAGCGAGCAACAATCAACAGGTCCAACCTGAAAGTAGCACAACAGAAGCCAGGACAGCCGAAAGTGCATCTGAGTTCCAGGTCCAAGCCCAGAGCCAGAGCAAAAGAGGTAGCCCAACTATGTCTGGAGCAGGTGTGAACTTATATGACAGCAGTGGATGCAACAATAGAGTTCACTTTGCGGACACTGTGAAACAAGAAGGCAGTTCCTCTGTGGACCTCAGGAACATGTTGGTGTCAGCTATGGACTGTGCATCTTTGCCTCCGCTGACTGTACATGAGAGTTTGCACCATCCTATTGTTGAGGCCAGCTACACCTTCCCAGACTTCCTCAGCTTGAAGAAGCAAGAAATCCCCACAAATGCAGCTCCTATGACGGGTGAACGAGCAATACAGTGTCCTGCTGACTTAACAAAGCCACAGAAAGATGTCCAGTTGGATAAAGGAGATGCAGAGACTAAAGATACcaagaaaaacattaacataGATCAGTCGGGTACAAACACTGTGGATTTACAGTCGGTGACTGAGGCCTGCTCAAAACAGCTCCCAGCTCCTGATGAGAAGAATCAGACTGGTAACGAAAAATATTTTGTCCTTTCACCGACAGCAGGAATTACTGCCTCTGAGGCGGATCATTTGCCAGTTGAACAGGTGTCGGCAAATGTGACAAAGCAAGTAGAGATGGAAACAGAGAAGGgtgctgtaaatgtgtgtttgtcaaaggaGAAAGAGATAGATCAATTACATGCTAAGTCTCAAGGCTCAGTCAAGACTGGCCAGCCTCAGGAGTCACCTTTAATAAGTGATGCTACTGTCATTcttgaagaaaaagaaggtaAACAACATCCTCTCCTCTCGTGTTCTGTGCTTCCAGCTGATGATGTTACCTGCAAGCCTTTAAATGTTGTCTCTGCTGAGTTACCTTCTGGACATCTCTCTACTGACCTTGACCCCAGTTCAAAATCTGAAACTGTGACCTTGACCAGCATAGCCTCTTCTGAGGCAAAGCCAAGTGACCCCAGTTATCAGCCTCCTGACCAATTAGATCAAACACCTCCTTGTGGACTAGTTACAACAGACCCTGTAACGACTAGCGAGGGGTCCACAATTCACTCTGCTGATTTGACAAAGGGTGAATCAGCTTCAGAAGTGACAGCCTCTGACCAGTCAATGCCTGTTACCGAGCAATGTCCTACTAATCCTACTTTTGTGCTGCCTCCCCCTGGCCCAATGTTGAGTCACTTGGAGTTCATTACTGACTGTGATATCTCTCTTCCTGAGCAGAAAGATAACCACAGTGCTGATGGTGACAGCACCAAACTCTGTGGGGAAGTGGATGGCAGCAAGAGCAGGGAAATGACCCCAGTCTCTGTAGCACTGGATCTGAAGCAAGGTGACGTCAGCGTTACAGCAGATGAGACTTGTCCGAAACTGGAGGATGGAAACTATGCTACGGAGTCTGATATTAAACTTGATAATTCTGTAATTGATGATGTAAATATTCCATTTCCACAAGAGCAAAGTCTGTCTCCTGCAGCAAAGCCTCCTGGTGCAACGTGTGCACTGGCAAAGGGTGGATCTGATAATATTATTTCTCTATCTCATACTGAGCCGGTCTCTGTTGGCATTAAACCTGTTATCTGTGAAGCATCCATTAAGGATGACCTCATTAATGTCAGTTGCCCACTCAGCTCTGACCTGCCTACCAATGAGGCTTATGATGCGACTAAACAAGACAATgtaaaagagaaacacacaatggGAGACCAGACCTGCACGCTatttgaagaggaaaagaagcaaaCTGAAGAGTCAACAATGGATAATCAAAAGGAAACAGCAAACCGCAAcaagctgcagacaggaaagacAGGCACAACACCACAGCAGAGTAATCGACCAGATAAAGAGGCTTTAGAGGAAATTGGAGACCTGCAGCCACCACATAAACATAAAGTACAAAATACTGAATCACCAGTAAGGGATataaaggaggaagaagacatgAAGAGTGGCATTGTGTCTAATAGCCAGAGAGAGACTTCTTGCTTATCTCCTGACCAACCTGCAGGCTCATCTGAGGACATAAGTGCTGAGGTAGAGTCTGGTAGTGAACCTCAGACTGTTTATGACCAGAGTTCATGCCAAAACCCAACAGCAACACTGGAACGCAGGTCTGACAGGGACACGGCACCAGATCTGAGTGTGGCTCTTGGCCAGTCAGAGTCCACACCAGATCCAGTGTGTTTTGCTCAGCAACAGGATCAACAGCAGCCGCATCTGGGATCCAGACATCCCACAGAGGAATTGTCAGGTGGTTGTCTAGAGGGGCCAGAAAAGACTAACAGTCAGGGCAGGCAGACTCAAGCACTCGTTCCAGGGGTAAGAGgggcagcagagaaaggagacGGCGAGAATTTGTGTCAGTCAGGAAGCAGGGATGACTTGACAGgtgatgacagcagtgacaatGAACAAGTGATAAGTCTAGAGAAGGGAGAGGGAGTGCAAGCTGCACCAGGGGTTGACAGGGTTTGTGTGTCGTTGCAGCTTGCCTGTGATTTAAATGACAGCGGAAGGGCTGCTGAGAGAAAAGCCTCAGCTGACATAGGCATAGTGACTGCTTGTTCTCATGTTGCCGAGACACGTCAGGGAATGGAAGAGAATAAAAGCCCCGGGTTAGGAATAGTTGGGTCAACTACAGATTTAATGCCAGACACTGAGTTTGAGAGCGATTTGAGTGGTAAAGGTCAGCAAAAAAGCAACCTCTCAGCTTCCTGTCAAGACCCATGTGGAACACCTGTGACCTCAAAGAACACTGCTGTATCTGTTGAGCCAGCATCACAGGAACGTGAGATTTCGCCTCTCCAGATCTCTGTTTCATCAAAGGTCAGCACAGATAGTCATGACATTCATACAGAAGATTTTCCAAGTGCAAACGAGGCTGAAGAAATTGGTACAAAAATATTCATTACTTTGCCAGATCCTGTTGGGCAACCAGAAACTGTGGAAAAGGATTTCAGTGCTGCCATGGCTGTGAAAAGCAACAGTAGTGAAACTGAGGAGTGTGAAATTCCGGATACAGTGTGCAAGCCTCTTGAGCTACAAAGCGCCAGTATAACCTCAGCCACACAAAGCAGCCCAGTAGCACAAACACCCATAAAAGGCTCTGATGTGGAGGAGATCACAAAGGAAGATAAAGCAGCtttggaggaagaaaaagctaGCAGCCAGGGGAAGGAACAAAATGAGATAAAAGCGATAAACAATGAAGCAACAGAAAAGCAGGGGGCTGTAAATCTAAGTGGGGGCACTGAAGACAGCAGCTCGGGATCAGTTAAAACTTCAGACCTTTGTGAAAGTGTCGTGTCACAAAGCGGCACAGAGACTCCTGTTTGTCACTCTGAGAGGAACGTTGGTCTGTCAGAAAATGACAATGATAGAACAGATAGAATAAGCCCTGATGTTATCACTGGTCCATCTGTTGTTTCCTCAAAGTGCCTGCAAGATTTTGCATCGACCCCTCCTGCAGCGCCTACCCAGTCAGAGAAGTCACATGATCAGGTGTTGTCAAAGCCCCAAGATGATATTGTGGTAAACCACATTGCTACCGCCTCCCAGTTCGAGGGAGGATCACTTGAAAAAACTCCTGCCTGCATCTCCTCTGTTGAACAAGTGAATACAGAGGCTGCTGATGTGTCAGAGAGTCCTGCAAGTGGACTAACAGCCCAAGAACCAGAAACAAACTGGATAAAAGCTCTAAAAGAAGCTGCCTCCCAGTCTCAGAGTAAACAAGAGAACGCAGTGGAGGCCTCAAG ACCCCTCCCTTCTCTGGAGTCTCCTCAACTGGAGTTTCTTACTCCAACCGAGGAGGTAGTTGCTCCTCTGAGACAGGAGGACATCCCACCACCGGAGCAAGTAGCAGAGAATACAACAGAGATCCCTCCTTCAAATCTTGTGAAGAAGCCACTGGATCTCCCTGAACCTTtagaaaagacagcagagctcctaGAGCCAGCACAGCACACAGTACAGCACCCAGAACCAATACAGAGCACAAATATAGATCtcccagaggaaacaaagaaagtaGAGCTCTTAGAACCAACCAAGAAAGAAGAGGAGCCTCCAGAAGAGCTTCCAGAACCAGCAGGTGAGCCAGAAACTTCTTCAGAAATAGCAGAGGAGCCAGCTGAGCTACCAGAACCGGCAAGAAGCATAGAGGAGCTCCCAGAACCAATAAAGAATGAAGAACCAGAGCCAGCAAAGACGACAACAGAGGCCCTAGAACCAGAGAAGAAGCTGATCAGTGAGCTgccagaggaggtggtggagaaaCCTGCAGAGGTCCCACACGAGGAGCcatttaaagcagaaacagaccAGGATCCTGCTGACGTGCTACAGGACAGCGG GCCCTCCCACGctgagcaggcagagagaggtgACCGtgcccctgccccccccccacctcctaCCACAGAGTACCACTTCTCgcctgccctccctcctctcctgcacgACACCACTGAGTtccccactcctcctcccacACCCCCGGAGAGGCACACACCCGGAGCTCTACTAACCCCACCTGCATctccccacctcccccctcctcctgcccctGCCTCCCCTCCAGTACCTTCCACTTACCAGTGTGAGGACCCTTCTTCCGCACCCTGCCACCCCCCTTTAAG GAGCTCAGACTCTGATGGAGCTTTTGAAACCCCTGAATCCACAACTCCAGTGAAGGCTGTTTCTCCTATAGAGCCCCAAACTCAGCAACTACCATCCAGTGACAAAg TAGCAGACACCTCAGTCAGTGATCCTACCTCTGACTTGGCTTCAGACGAGCCACCCTGCCGTTCACTCTCCATTGTTTTTGATGAGGACAAGCCCATAGCAGCCAGTGGCACCTACAACATTGACGTTTTTGCCACAGATTCAACAACTCACGCTCTGACACGTTCACTCAGTCTCCAGGGAGGAGAACTAGACACTGCTGGTCTGTTGGATGGATCAGCAGTCGGAGGCTTCCGTCCACATTCTGAATCCTTCAGTGTGGGCACTGAGAGTGCTCCAGGAACACTCCATAGGCCTAAGAAAGTCCGTCCTGGGTCTTTGAAGAAGAAGCCTCTTCTCAGACAGAACTCAAACCCAGAGAGTCCAAGGCCAGCCTCATCCAGCAGCACCCCGGAGATCAAGAAGCGGGCAAAGCCTAGAACTGCCAACCCTGTCCAGGctcaggaggaagcagagggaggatCTGCAACTCCGAGCCCTGGAGGAACCCTCCGAAGGGCCAGGAAGAGCCGTGTGgagactcctcctcctctgccagaGGAGAACAATCATACCAGCCAAGAGGAGAGCCTTGTCATCCCGGCCTTACCTTTGTGCCAGGAGGAGGCCCCTCACCCTGGTAGTCCAACAAGCAAAGACGAGTCCCCCATTCCCCCAAGTAGCTCCTACAAATGGGATCCAGATAATTTTGAAAACATAGACCCTTTCAATACTGGAGGTAGTAAAATTCCCAATTCTCCAGATCTGGGTCGTAAAGGTCCTCTGTGTGGTCCCATTGCAATCCCTCCAGAGAGtccctgtgtctctgctgtggagCCGTGTCCTCCGGCTCCTCTTGAAGAGCCTATCACCAACCCTGAAGAGCAACCCATCATCCCCAAACGTCAGTCAGTAAGGCTGGAGTTTGATTACTCTGAGGAGAGCGGTGAGGCATCACACCAGGCCTCTCCCCCACCCAAGAAAGTGGGCAAGAAGCCCGGTGGCAAGATGCCTCTTAGGAAACCAAAGCTGGGGCTGAAGAAGGCCCCTCCAGCACAGACGGAGCAGCTGGACAACCAACCTCCAGCAACCCACAATGGCAACGAGGAGGAAATCCCTGTCCCTAAGGTATCTTACAACGTTGAGCCTGACAAGTGGGACGATCCGAACTTCAATCCATTTTCTTCCAAGAAATGTATCAGCAACTCCCCCAAACTGTCCAGGCCATCTTATAGTTTTGACCCCAATAACTTTGATGACTCCATAGACCCTTTCAAATCCTCAAATAGGATGGCCAACTCCCCTCCTAAGGCCTCTGCCTCCTTTGAACTGTCATCCAATGACTatgacaatgaaaatgacaatgacaacatCGGGGAACTGGAGGACCAAAATCAGAACAAGCctgccaagaagaagaaaactccCATTAAATC GAAGTCCAAGGGTGTGTCTtctctttgttgtctgtt tAATACTTTCAGAGTGAAGAGGTCGCCAAAGAAATCCCCATTGTCTGACCCATCCCAG GATCTTACACCTGCAGACGAACCTGCCTCCCTCCACCCACAGGACGACCACGCCACCGACGAGGAGAAGCTGGCCTCCTCCACCAGTCATAAGTGGGCAGCCCTGCACGACACGGATGCAGATTTGAACTCTGACCAACAAGACTTCCCTCAGCCGTGTGACCTTACGTCCTTTGTAAATGAGAACAGTCTTCCTCATCAGGCTCCAG TGCAAGACTATGAAATTGAGTACATGGAGAAGATTGGCTCCTCTTCGCCT CCACTGTCTGTGAAGAAGCCATCATTGTACCTGAAGTTGGACTCAGTTTCGGACAACTTAAGCAAGAACACGTGTGCACATGGATCTGAGCCCAGCTCCCCCTGCACAGG AAGTTTTGAGGAGATGGAGGCCCAGATAACAGCAGGTATGAAGACACCGGTGCTCAACTCCCGGCCTGGTCCCGAGGGCTCTGCTGGAGACAAgggcaggaagagagaaagtgacGCACTCAGCCgaacacaaagcacagagaggGACGAGCAG CCCCCTAGCCAGGGCCCCGTGGAGGCCCCCGCTCCAGCTATGGCCATGCCCCTGTTAGACAGGCTGTCTGAGTGTGATGACCCCCTGCAGTACCTGGAGCCTGACCTGGCTGAGACCAACCCCACCGCATTCGCCCAAAAACTACAG